A genomic region of Armatimonadota bacterium contains the following coding sequences:
- a CDS encoding fumarylacetoacetate hydrolase family protein — protein sequence MRLVTFDSPLGPRLGIVEGTEVVDANAAYAAYLRARGIVDAVERAGWEVPPRARDFLARWPEVLERVRPAVEYALAHRDPWTVLPLAQVRLLPPVPDPGKVICLGLNYRDHAEEARQPLPKVPVLFCKFPTTLIGHEEPIRITRLSDQVDYEAELVVVLGRPGRYLSEEEAMQYVAGYSLLNDVSVRDYQRAVSQWTAGKNFYRSTPFGPWVVTADEIPDPHDLELELRLNGEVMQRARTSEMIFSIPQIVSFVSQTCGIEPGDVIATGTPAGVGFVRNPPVFLRPGDRVVVRASGLGELANPVVREG from the coding sequence ATGCGGCTTGTGACCTTCGATAGTCCCCTAGGGCCGCGTCTAGGCATCGTGGAGGGAACGGAGGTGGTGGACGCGAACGCCGCCTACGCGGCGTACCTGCGCGCCCGGGGAATTGTGGACGCGGTGGAGCGGGCGGGGTGGGAGGTCCCCCCGCGGGCCAGGGATTTCCTCGCCCGGTGGCCGGAGGTCCTGGAGCGGGTCCGTCCCGCGGTGGAGTATGCCCTGGCCCACCGGGATCCCTGGACCGTGCTTCCTCTCGCACAGGTGCGGCTGCTTCCTCCTGTCCCGGATCCGGGCAAGGTGATCTGCCTGGGCCTCAACTACCGGGACCACGCGGAGGAGGCCCGACAGCCTCTTCCGAAGGTCCCGGTGCTGTTCTGCAAGTTCCCCACCACCTTGATCGGGCACGAGGAGCCCATCCGGATCACCCGGCTGAGCGACCAGGTGGACTACGAGGCGGAGCTGGTGGTGGTGCTGGGGAGACCGGGTCGGTACCTCTCCGAGGAGGAGGCCATGCAGTACGTGGCCGGCTACAGTCTGCTCAACGACGTCAGCGTGCGGGACTACCAGCGGGCGGTAAGCCAGTGGACCGCGGGCAAGAACTTCTACCGCTCTACCCCCTTCGGACCGTGGGTCGTCACCGCGGACGAGATCCCGGATCCACACGATCTGGAGCTGGAGCTCCGGTTGAACGGGGAGGTGATGCAGCGGGCCCGGACCTCGGAGATGATCTTCTCCATCCCCCAGATCGTCTCCTTCGTCTCCCAGACCTGCGGGATCGAGCCCGGGGACGTCATCGCCACGGGGACACCCGCGGGCGTGGGGTTCGTGCGCAACCCGCCCGTGTTCCTGCGTCCGGGAGATCGGGTGGTGGTGCGGGCCTCAGGACTCGGGGAACTGGCGAATCCCGTGGTTCGGGAAGGGTGA
- a CDS encoding amidohydrolase, with the protein MQFAPELLERVREEATEGMIDFHVHTFPDTFDRTVDAVEAAQTARALGMRAVVLKGGAFETVTRAAQAQAEVGGGIRVFGGVVLNWPMGGLNPAAVEAMVAFRGGGAEGVGKVVWMPSIHARNHHERFGIPQPGVEVFDGTRLLPAAREILRLCAEYDLVLQTGHLSAQEALALIREARAAGVERIVCTHADYDPIRMTIEEQREAARLGAYIEHAYCGVFLGPDSPVERFRTWQGASVEQMAAAIKAVGAERCILSSDLGASPLPRPAEGYLAFVQQLRALGITDRALDRMGRRNPAELLGL; encoded by the coding sequence GTGCAGTTTGCGCCTGAGCTGCTAGAGCGCGTGCGGGAGGAGGCCACGGAGGGGATGATCGATTTCCACGTCCATACCTTTCCGGACACCTTCGATCGCACCGTGGACGCGGTGGAGGCGGCCCAGACCGCCCGCGCACTCGGCATGCGAGCCGTGGTGCTCAAGGGCGGGGCCTTTGAGACGGTGACCCGGGCGGCGCAGGCCCAGGCGGAGGTGGGCGGAGGGATCCGGGTGTTCGGAGGCGTGGTGCTCAACTGGCCCATGGGAGGCCTGAACCCCGCGGCCGTGGAGGCCATGGTGGCCTTCCGGGGAGGAGGCGCGGAAGGTGTGGGGAAGGTGGTGTGGATGCCCAGCATCCACGCCCGCAACCACCACGAGCGGTTCGGAATCCCCCAGCCGGGCGTGGAGGTCTTCGACGGAACCCGGCTGCTTCCCGCGGCTCGGGAGATCCTCCGGTTGTGTGCGGAGTACGATCTCGTACTCCAGACCGGGCACCTCTCCGCGCAGGAGGCCCTGGCCCTGATCCGGGAGGCGCGGGCCGCGGGGGTGGAGCGGATCGTGTGCACCCACGCGGACTACGACCCCATCCGCATGACCATTGAGGAACAGCGGGAAGCGGCCCGGCTTGGCGCCTACATCGAGCACGCGTACTGCGGGGTCTTCCTGGGGCCGGATTCCCCCGTGGAGCGCTTCCGCACCTGGCAGGGGGCCTCCGTGGAGCAAATGGCTGCGGCCATCAAGGCCGTGGGAGCCGAGCGGTGCATCCTCTCCAGCGATCTCGGCGCCTCCCCGCTCCCGCGGCCGGCAGAGGGGTACCTGGCCTTTGTGCAGCAGCTCCGGGCCCTGGGGATCACGGACCGTGCGCTGGATCGGATGGGGCGCCGGAACCCGGCGGAGCTGTTGGGTCTGTGA
- a CDS encoding VOC family protein, which produces MGAPEVRAHYPRRWTDTHRQVAFYEKVLGFRVPDWMASVMVWMRCSPDHHGVAWIQAERASLHHLAWEVQDWSALRALADHMLNHDIRLLYGPGRHGSGFNLFLYVRNLDGIINELFTDMLQIWDEDAYTPRVWEDCPETINQWGPAPPPEFLE; this is translated from the coding sequence GTGGGCGCCCCGGAAGTTCGGGCACATTACCCGCGAAGGTGGACGGATACCCACCGACAGGTGGCGTTCTACGAGAAGGTCCTGGGCTTCCGGGTCCCCGACTGGATGGCCTCTGTCATGGTGTGGATGCGCTGCAGCCCGGACCACCACGGCGTGGCGTGGATCCAGGCGGAGCGGGCGAGCCTGCACCACCTGGCCTGGGAAGTCCAGGACTGGAGCGCGCTGCGGGCCCTGGCGGACCACATGCTGAACCACGACATCCGACTCCTGTACGGGCCCGGCCGACACGGCTCTGGGTTCAACCTGTTCCTGTACGTGCGCAACCTCGATGGGATCATCAACGAGCTCTTCACGGACATGCTCCAGATCTGGGACGAGGATGCGTACACGCCGCGCGTCTGGGAGGATTGTCCCGAGACCATCAACCAATGGGGGCCGGCCCCGCCGCCGGAGTTCCTGGAGTAG
- a CDS encoding Rid family hydrolase, producing the protein MYGIPVFPDHPLRGKVRMPYAPAVVIPPGSALVVISGCHASPVYHHHPHIPEEHVLPPSMREQARRAFENVQLSLAALGLGWRHVVRITRYLTDIREQDELNEVQREFLGDHTVATTTVQVSSLVIPEARVEIEALAAGPPELVERAGALSSPSG; encoded by the coding sequence ATGTACGGAATCCCCGTCTTCCCAGACCATCCCCTGCGTGGCAAGGTCCGGATGCCCTACGCGCCCGCGGTGGTAATCCCCCCGGGATCGGCCTTGGTGGTGATCTCAGGGTGCCACGCCTCCCCCGTCTACCACCACCACCCCCACATCCCCGAGGAGCACGTGCTTCCGCCTTCCATGCGGGAGCAGGCCCGGCGGGCCTTCGAGAACGTCCAGCTCTCCCTCGCGGCCCTGGGGCTGGGCTGGCGGCACGTGGTCAGGATCACCCGGTACCTCACGGACATCCGGGAGCAGGACGAGCTCAACGAGGTGCAGCGGGAGTTCCTCGGAGACCACACCGTGGCCACCACCACGGTCCAGGTCTCCTCCCTCGTGATCCCGGAGGCCCGGGTGGAGATCGAGGCCCTGGCCGCAGGGCCCCCGGAGCTGGTGGAACGGGCCGGGGCCCTTTCTTCTCCCTCCGGCTGA
- a CDS encoding VOC family protein — translation MEIRRVGHIGLYTRDLDAGIRWYREILGLELTGRTEGAAYLSCDATHHGLILYEGDPPEAHHFGFEVPASGRWSRRIGSFGVQAS, via the coding sequence ATGGAGATCCGGCGGGTGGGGCATATCGGTCTGTATACCCGAGATCTGGACGCGGGGATCCGCTGGTATCGGGAGATCCTGGGGTTGGAGCTCACGGGGCGGACGGAGGGAGCTGCGTATCTCAGCTGCGACGCCACGCACCACGGGCTGATCCTGTACGAGGGAGACCCCCCTGAGGCGCATCACTTCGGGTTCGAGGTCCCGGCGAGCGGGCGTTGGAGCAGGCGGATCGGGAGCTTCGGAGTGCAGGCGTCGTGA